The Aspergillus nidulans FGSC A4 chromosome VIII genome contains the following window.
GCATTGAGACACTTCCTGAGGAGGGCCAGGAACCGGTCGTCCTAGTCGAAGCCAAGTCCCTGTTTATAGAGCCAAAGCAAGCGGCGGCAGTGGTAAGTTATCCTTATATTGAACGTTTCAGCAGGGTGACTAACCGATTCCAGTCGCCGAAGCTTCACAAATTTGTCAACTAAGCCAGCGAACCAATCTGTATACACGGGAACCTGACAATGGGCACATAATGACTGCGGCATCTGACGCATAGATAGAGGGAAACTTGATATCATTCTTGTATATAGTTCCACCGATAATAGACAAGAGGCAATAGAATTTAATAAACGTCTGCCTTGCGATTTACTCCAACATCTCGTTGCACCAATATTGTGAATCAATAATTAATGCAAAGAGAAAGTAGCTGAATATGTTCTAATTTGGAGCTGTCTAGCTGTCTAATTGTATAGCTCCGCAGTGCCCCGACCGCCTCCGCCAACCGCAGCTTCGGGCAATAATCTAACCGGACGGGACAGCTACCCATCACTACATCACTACTCCTCGACCTCCGGCTTCCAACACATCTCCTTCATGCCTTGTCAGGCGCGGCGATAGCTTACTCTAACATCCTTCCTCCCTGACAGCTGTCATCATGTCCAAATCGATCAAGTACCTCCTAgtctccctcccctcctccatcacTCCCTCGCACCACCGCGACGATGCCTTGGACGCCATCGCCGCCACTGTCGGCTCGGATAATGGCTCAGTCGCTCCTTTCCCAATTCCGGAGTTTAAGATCGGAACCCTTGACGCTCTTGTACAGCAAGCGGACGAGTTAGCCAAACTAGAGGCTGCGTGTCAGGGTGTCGTCAGCAAGGTTGGCGATGCGTTGAAGAATATCCTAGAAGGTGACGAGGCGCagattgagaagatgaagaccgTCAACGATAGTATGGAATACACCTTTTCCCTGATTTGTTGGTTATGGTGAAGTTGACGAAAAATAGAGCCCGTGGACCAGTACCTCCGAACGTTCTCATGGAATAAAGTCAAATACCGCGCCGACAAGTCGCTATCGGAGCTAATTGATCTATTACAAAAGGTTAGTTTCGTGAAATGGATGCCCGCCATGAGCTAACTCGTCAAAGGAAGCCGTGAGTATCGATAGTGACCTTCGATCGAAATACTCCCAGTACAATCAGATCAAGAATACATTGGCCACTCTTCAGCGAAAACAAACGTGAAATCTCCCAACTACGGTTCGCGAAGCTCAACTAACTTGACCAGCGGAAACCTATCCACAAAGTCCCTTGCCTCCGTCGTTGACCCCCGCGCCCTCGTTCGGGACTCCGAATACATTGAGACACATCTCGTTGCTGTTCCAGCGCAGCAAGTGAAAGACTTCCTCAAGACCTACGAGACTGTATCGCCCATGGTTGTCCCCCGATCCGCGAACTTGGTCGCCTCCGATGACGAGTTCACCCTAT
Protein-coding sequences here:
- a CDS encoding H(+)-transporting V1 sector ATPase subunit C (transcript_id=CADANIAT00001430) yields the protein MSKSIKYLLVSLPSSITPSHHRDDALDAIAATVGSDNGSVAPFPIPEFKIGTLDALVQQADELAKLEAACQGVVSKVGDALKNILEGDEAQIEKMKTVNDKPVDQYLRTFSWNKVKYRADKSLSELIDLLQKEAVSIDSDLRSKYSQYNQIKNTLATLQRKQTGNLSTKSLASVVDPRALVRDSEYIETHLVAVPAQQVKDFLKTYETVSPMVVPRSANLVASDDEFTLYAVTTFRKHSTEFVHKCREQKWIPRDFKYVEGGKEEERREVERVGGDERKLWGETLRLGRTSWSEAVMVWVHVLVLRVFVETVLRYGLPLDFVCTLIKTPSSKHADKAKKNLDEKYSYLAGNAFGRDKKGRVKKDDPNEMHGIEGGGADYTAYVYYDFEFI